The following proteins are encoded in a genomic region of Magallana gigas chromosome 1, xbMagGiga1.1, whole genome shotgun sequence:
- the LOC105327072 gene encoding uncharacterized protein, translating into MDTTSSHFIIASSPYRVNQCSECSGDTAYYCVSCPCDLCPHCKENHVKDLKTIDHDVVSYRDKSNNIPTQEICVRHPSHAYTKYCEHCQVPACNNCQKHRKHMQIDVETAYKTKRQQHRGTIHTIRSEALFYRPVLMTGIKTDVKTCHTELSLHQTEMFTKAQKLKDLIDIVTYDLLNNVFSHFYFKNRCKKQKIKMNRHICSLRRYEHRYVQPAFTFSALQFLSFIKTTLPQIHLTLQISQLSMTESLNRVDVMESLSAIQITERGNRRVGNQCLLKLTSGAEFHQSLTVTDVRCCLHISCMTSDRVWVSDWNNLILTDKTGVPLHHVEDSWSRDIFTGNGLHTVNSESELIYIDRKDNINKLSNDMKTTTTFIERIDSTWEPRCVYWSPSTGDLLVGMIREEQSDDSDDLYNVVFTTTETGKVTRYNQRGQLTQTIQDDNTGRGLYGQPHYITENNNGDIVVSDSLSGAVVVTERGGRHRFSYTGHPSESGLEPLGICTDALSHILVCDWTTDTVQMINKNGQFLSHLLTNSQEMGQPCGLSYDVNTHRLWVVSWDNKVCVYRYITRQDTLTDEHRLRPDEDAMTSATPAE; encoded by the exons ATGGACACAACAAGCTCCCATTTTATCATAGCAAGCTCCCCATACCGAGTAAATCAGTGTTCTGAGTGTTCGGGGGACACAGCTTACTattgtgtatcgtgtccatgtgatctgtgtccccaTTGTAAAGAGAATCATGTAAAAGATCTCAaaacaatagaccatgatgttgtgtcCTACCGTGATAAATCCAACAACATCCCAACacaagagatctgtgtgagacatccTAGTCATGCTTATACAAAGTACTGTGAACACTGTCAAGTTCCTGCCTGTAATAATTGCCAAAAACATAGAAAACACATGCAGATAGATGTTGAAACAGCCTATAAAACGAagcgacaacaacacagaggaacaattcacaccatcagaagtgaggcgctcttttacagacctgttctcATGACAGGAATCAAGACTGATGTCAAAACCTGTCACACAGAATTATCCCTCCATCAAACAGAGATGTTCACAAAGGCCCAGAAACTGAAGGATCTCATTGACATTGTGACTTACGATCTATTGAACAATGTGTTTAGtcacttttatttcaaaaacaggtgtaaaaaacaaaagataaaaatgaacagacataTTTGTAGCCTAAGGAGATATGAACACAGATATGTACAGCCAGCATTCACATTCAGTGCGCTACAATTCCTCTCATTCATAAAGACAACCCTTCCCCAGATACATCTTACACTCCAAATTagccagctctccatgactgagtcactcaacagggtggatgtgatggagtcactgagtgcaatccaaatcacagagagaggaaaccgacgcgtaggaaaccagtgtctgctgaaactgacgtctggtgctgagttccatcaatctctcacagtGACAGATGTTCGTTGTTGTTTACACATTTCCTGtatgacatcagaccgggtatGGGTCAGTGATTGGAACAATCTCATTTTGACAGACAaaacaggtgtccctctacatcatGTGGAGGATTCATGGAGTCGTGATATATTTACTGGTAAcggattacacacagtgaacagtgagagtgaactgatttatatagataggaaagataacatcaacaaactttcaaatgatatgaaaacaaccaccacatttatagagagaatAGACTCTACATGGGAACcacggtgtgtgtactggtccccgtccactggggatctccTGGTCGGGATGATTAGAGAGGAACAAAGTGATGATTCAGATGATTTATATAATGTAGTGTTTACAACGACAGAaacaggcaaggtaacccggtacaaccagcgTGGGCAACTGACACAAACCATACAAGACGACAACACAGGACGGGGACTGTATGGTCAACCTCATTATAtcacagagaacaacaatggggatatcgtggtgtctgactctttgtctggtgctgtagtggtgacagagcgtggaggaagacatcgtttttcctacacaggacatccatcagaATCAGGACTAGAGCCACTAGGAATTTGTACTGACGcactgtcacacatcctggtgtgtgattgGACAACTGACACAGTACAGATGATAAATAAgaacggtcagttcctgtctcATCTACTGACAAACTCACAAGAGATGGGTCAACCATGcggcctgagttatgatgtcaacactcaccgtctctgggtcgtaTCATGGGACAACAaggtgtgtgtctacaggtatatcaccagacaggacactctgacag atgaacacagacTACGTCCTGATGAGGACGCCATGACCAGCGCAACACCAGCCGAATAA